The Dermacentor andersoni chromosome 1, qqDerAnde1_hic_scaffold, whole genome shotgun sequence genomic interval TCATCCCTTAAGGCTATGAATTCCTTTTTGAATTCGCTCACTTCATCGCATGTATCAGAACAGTATTTtcatatgaaaaagaaagagggagagataaACAGGGACTTGCAAGGGTTCAAGTATTAGTAGAATTAAAAGAGAGAGGTCcacgagtgttttcttttttctttgctgaaTAGTGTGTATTTGGGAATAAAACGCCTTTGCATAGAAAACTGAATAATAAATAAGAcggttttctgtttttgttttctgtttctttttgtgtattttACGCCTGTCAGCAATGGAGACTTTCATCTAGTTCACGTGGTGTGCTGCATGGTCGTTCAACAAGCTCACTGACATTGCCGGATTTGCTAACCTCTACAACTCCATCGAATTATGTTTAATACAATCGGGCGTGTCAACACGTCATAAAGCTCACATCAAACGAGTTGCGTTGAAAACTTTAACGGAGTTTTTAATTGAGGAATTGCGTTCGATATTTTGCATCGTATCGGCTCGACACATGTGTATACGCTGCTCAGCCGTAATATATAATGTATACTGAATGTCTTCTGGTCACGCACAAAGCTTCGTCTAGCTCACATCAGCGGAGTAGAAGTAGATCCCTTCTCAAGCCTTTGTGCGCAGCTATTAAACCTTGCAAGCCAGGTGCCCAATTGCGGAAgcactgcgccccccccccccacctacgcCGCCTTTTTTCTCGTTGTCTGCAACGCAAGTCGACTGGCCCTCAAACAATCCTTCCACTGCGACACCCGTACGTCAAGCGCGCTTTCTTCCAAGACGCACTGCACTACTCAAATATGGTCCTCACTTATTTCACGGATGCGTCGgagaaatgatgaaaataaatgtaCGGAATCTTAGCGCGCGCTTACATTCTTGAAAATTTCCAGCATAATTATCAATGCATACAACATGCACAGCGCTCACACCTATACCGGCGCTGCTACACTGCTGCACCGTGTTCTTGGTAACCTTCATAACGTTTACTAAATGTGTTCCTGATAATTTATGAAGGCCGTTATGGTCTTTTGTTACAAAGGTTCTTAATAACATTCCTAAAGGAGGCCAGTAAGGCTCcggattttttttaaatgctcttGGTAATCTTTAAAGAGGTTACCAAGAACGATAGGAAGGTTACAAAGAACGCAAAGCTGGCAGATGTATACTCTTGCACGAAATAATGGCAACAGCCGGAATGGTTCCGATCTTTAGGTCATTtcaagagaaagttaaattttctTGCATCTCATTCGTTTATTGTAGTTAGTAAATGTCTCCACGTGACGCGTGACTGCACTCAAATCGTGTCACCTATATCAAGGCGTTAAATTTCTCGGGATAACGTAACTGCCTAACTACACGCGCACCAGTAACAATAGATTAGTAACTCTGCAAACACAGTAGCACGTGTGAAAGACTGCGACTCTGGGATGGAAAGGGACAAATTTCCACACCCAACTCTAAGATAGttacgaagctacaaagaaagctGATGATGCGGTTCCCTTGGAATGAAAGCTtcgcaattgaaaaaaaattcgctCTGGTCCGTGGATCGAACGCCACCGCCTATCGGTGAGCACTCACTCTACTAACAGAGTGAACAAGAAGCATAGCCGATGTTAGAGCAAGAGTGAATTAATCGACGACTCGAAGAGCAGGAACACTGAATGAGAAAATATATTCCGTGGAAATCCGGTAGGTGGAGAACGTTTCATGaataaaggggaaaaagaaagaagcactttCTTTTTCACACGGAGGGCACACGAATGCTTACTTTTATCCTTGCGTCGTCTACGCAGCACAAAATCAATCATAAGTTATCATGAAGCCAGAAAGCTGTCCTGACAGTTTCACTCAATAGACAAGCACGTAGTTCTACTGTGCACCTTGCGTTTTATGACAACGAGATGGTTTCCAACTGAGGCTGATTCTCACTGCGTTATTAAATCGCGTCCATGCAGATTCTATCCAAGGACTCGGTGACAGTGGCGGTGGATGCCGTGGTGTACTACCGCATCAGTAACGCCACCATCGCCGTTTCCAACGTGGAGGACTACGGACATTCGACCCGACTCCTTGCTGCCACCACGCTCCGGAACGTGCTCGGCACCAAGAACCTCTCGGAGATCCTCTCCGAGAGGGAGTCCATTTCTCACGTTATGCAGGTATTGGGACCTGCGCTTCGAGCATGCACGTTATGTTTGTCGCAGTAAGGTAGATCACTGGCTTTTGACGGTGTTAGAGTGAAACGAATGCCCCCACTTTTGCCGCTCCTTCTTTCAGGCAAGCTTAGACGAAGCTACAGACCCCTGGGGTGTGAAAGTGGAAAGAGTTGAAATGTACGTACTCTACGCTACCTTTGCTGAACGATCTAGATCAGCAGTTTTTGTACCGGTTTTTAGGGGGTTTCGTTCTTAGAATTTCTAATGGCACGTTCGACTGGTTCCTACCACGCTCAAACTCGTTCTTCAGCGATGCGGAGCGCTCTTGAGATGGGAGCCAGAAAAAGACTGTCCCAGCCGAACGTTCTAGCTGTTGCTAGGGCAATCGGAGTAGCCACATGATGGAGTTTCCTTCGGATTTCTGTTGCCCTCCCAGGTAGAAGGCGACAGCCTCTCCGAGCGCTGTTAGCTGGAGCACACCGCTCTGGATAAAACAGGCGAATGTGTTCCGAGCACTCGAAATCGACCACTCGAATGTAAACCGCACCTCGAGAGCACTCTCGAGCGCTTGAAAGCAGTCGGATGTACCATAAGTTTtccattcacttttttttttctcgcttgggCTGTCACGCGGCATAACGTCATAATGGAGTTAAAATATAagcctggggtgcgatcggagatggttgttcggcgcgttcgttcggttaccggcgcgcgcgattggcctactccgcgccgacgtcgccagccgcggggcgccgccccgtttttggtgacgtcaaaatgacgacacgctcctgtcaatcatccgcccaccgagcatttcgtccgaacgcgacgggagttgagaagtttggagcgatcatacggcttcgcatggcgcgtctggtggattggattggatccaacaggcggccttttcggctttctttcggctgcggaatagcacgtttgaatccaatccatagtttaattcgagaaaatggcgcttccgttgggaacttttgttgttgcgctggcgtttctagaggaaggaggagagcgggtggcggtgcgaaacgcgtttgaagaaatggcagaaagtgaattccggcgtcgtttttgtttctcgaaacaaataattcgttggttgtacagataaatcgacaacatcattggtgccagcgagccactggaatgttgtcgctgccccttgaaaagtgcgccactcctcccgtcgttttctttttcttttttcttctcgctgtgcgcgacaccacctagggacgacgcaaagaaccgaatagttataaattgcagtagtgacacgtactactatttgaaaacgtgtttgggcttgagaagataaaatacgtttttttaggtaacgatttcattcatttggaagacgagaaacatttcgttttgtagtatactgtctgcaagcagacgacaaacgacggaagtaaacttccggggaggtcaccgcttcctgattggctgctctctccgccccgctgtcacaaattttgcatactgcaactttgtgacgttgcagcaactgaacagaacgcgtatcgaacaaaatatctccgatcgcgcccctgcaGGCCCGTTTCATAGAGATACTGCAACCGTTACTCATAAAATCTGTTGTTCATAATCCATCTTTCGCAGTCTTCAACTTGATCACTGTTCAATTTAACACCTTTAAGAACACTTTCGCGAATTGTCTTTGTCCCAGGAACTTGGGAAGCTGTGCATATGTTTTACGTTCTGTAGATTTTACGTTACGTAAAAGACACTCGTCCACACACCCAACCCATAGAGCTGCACTAGCACAAATATGTGCattttctcctttcttcttttttcaacaATGGCTTCTTATGCGGTAAATTAATGAGTGCCATGGTTCGCAAATTATTTGCCAGTGAAAGTCTCGTAGGATTAAATTGCAAAAACTTGCTATAGCCGTAAGCGACTTCCATGAGAGCACTAACACGACTGAACTACTCTTCAAGAAGACGTTAACTTTCCTGACCAAGATTCAAGCAGCACACAGTGTGTGAGCTCAATTATTAAGGTGCCAGCCCAGTTTCGACTTTAGTTATAATTCGTATTAGCGACAGTTCAGCCTATACTATAGAAAACAATGAAAAAGCTCTATCgtcaatgaaaacatgtatacgacgtttcttcatttttttttctccttgccgATTATGATTTACTTTAGCGGAATTCCGATTGTCTTCGACTGTCTCCTGTCGTTAATATTTGGCTGCTTAAATGATTTCACGAATCCTCACTTTGTGAAAATTGTATTTTGCCTCGAGCATGCTACATTCGAGAAAACGTGAAGCATCGCTGACGGGTCAGAACGCATCGTGCGCTACCCCAAGTGGCATGATACTCTTTGGGCATGCAAACTAGCCGAAGGCCGTTAGTAAGACGAGACGCCGTACGTGGACCAATTACCGCCGCCGAGAGTACCTTATGCTCATCGAAAGCATCAAATGCGGGCACCAAAGATAAACAATGATGCGCTGCAAGCGTGCAGCAAGGCGCAGAACCTagatttcctttatttcttttatccGAAACACGAGAACTCACTACTCCGCACAGCAGTGAAACTTTTGCTTCCGAATCGTGCATTGCAGCAAAGACGTACGACTGCCAGTGCAACTACAGAGAGCTATGGCCGCTGAAGCAGAAGCAGCACGGGAAGCTCGAGCCAAAGTAAGTGGCACGATATCATTTACATTCCAtttcgaaagaacaaaatgttttcTACGTTCTCCGCTTACGAGGGCAACATTTTCATCACTTCCGCCCTTTATTATCTTTTTCTTCCCGTCCCTTGAAAGGCCACTGCAAGGTCGCTTTCTCATGTGGGCCCATATTcccaaaaattatgcagatccaacgaaCCAGGGGGAGCCTAGGTAAAGAGAAGCGTTCGTGAAGTGGTTAATGAAATGCCATGTAAATTAATTCTATGCGTACTGTCGTCTTTATTTTAACCAGGTGCAACGTGTAATATCATGCAATCTTTGTGCACCGCACAGGTCCCAATTGCATGGTCCCGTGATCTTCTTGTTTACGAACTACACAAGCGACGTTGAAATGGAAACATCATTTCGTCCGTATGCGCAATGTGAGGTGTCGCCGCAGTACCGTCACGAGGAAGAAGGCGGCGTTTGAtttttgtcgagggaagaatggtgaggAGAGGCGCATAAGCAGACAGAAGTGGCGACACGTATGTCTCCGTAGATGCATTTACGGCTTCTATTCCACTTCTGTCGCGATGGAAGTGGCCAAAGAATGTGGGAGAATACATATAATAAATGCAAAGAAAGCAACGGTGTCGTCGGGAAATTACGCGCTACTGTATTTTATTAAGAACTCTGcgtgctttagagatacctatgAGCCGACGTTATGCTTACAGGTTTTGTGTAATAATTTAGAGCATGAAAACGTGCATCAGAAGTGCGCTCACTCGCAGTACATTGTCGGTCAACATGCAGTGGTAATAAAGGTCTGCGCTAATATATATCCATAAGCATATCCAGCGAAATACTGAACGAACGACGGACGCAAAACCGTGGCGGGCTAGGCACACAAGGCGTCGCCTTAAAAAGTTGCTACGCAAGGTCTCTTCGTAAGTACAGATGGCAACTTACCGTGGGGTCCGACAtgctattagcgaaggcgacctcccaatggcaagcagcacttacgaacgaaaggtTCTGTGAATACGGACCCTGTTCGCTCGTAAACGGAGGAGATGAAAGCTCAGTTGAGATGAATTCTGGGGTTCGTGACAAAACCActattttattatgaggcacgccgtggtgagggactccggattaattttgaccatcaggggatctttaacgtgccccccattgcgccccccatcgaaatgtggccgctgcggccgggatttgacccctCGACCTCGTGCGTATATACtatagcagcacaacaccacagccgctaagcgaGCGCAGCGAGCGAAAGTTCAGTTGGTGGTGCTAATATGGCGTATCTGTTGCTGTTCAAACAAAACTGTTCCTCGCAAAAAGCGTTGTTCATTTAATGGTACATCGCCACTAACGCCAGCAAACAGCACTAGGTACGTGCCGTCGTTTACTAATTTGGACGGCAACGAAGGAATGATCTTCTGCGCGGCAGGATCTATTTTTACTATAATGCGTCTCATTTGCCACCGGTGCACTCAGGGGTAGCCATCTTGTCATCGCAGGTTATTGCGGCCGAGGGAGAACAGCGAGCCTCACGGTCCCTGAAAGAAGCCGCCGAGGTGATAGCGGACACGCCGTCAGCTCTCCAGCTGCGGTACCTACAGACCTTGGCCTCCATCGCAGCGGAGAAGAATTCCACCATCGTGTTCCCCATCCCCATGGAGCTCTTTTCGGGCTTCATCAACAGCGCGAGCAGTCACGGCAGCGGAGGTGGTGGCGGAGGGGGTGACGTCAAGAAAGACGTCGAGGCTTCCGCGTAGCAGAGGGCCCGCCAGTCCCGTTCCAACAGCCTGTTCTGGTACGGGACGGGCCAGAGGCGGCTCTCACTCATCCTGCCTCCACCGCTGCGCCTGGGCGTGCCCGGCAAATAAGATCGAGTCCGGGTCCGTGGCCTCGTGCCTGCAGTGCGCGCAACATCGTGGTTAAACGGGAGAGGTCGAAAGAGCCGCTGAGCGGGGGCGGCATACTTCCCTCCTTCCGGGGGAAACGAACTGCGTTTGGGGCAGGAAGGGAGCAGTCCGGGCTCTTCTACCTGCCCTGCCACCCCCGCGAAAGAAAAGCGCCTCTTTCTCTACCCGCAAGAGAGTGTGTGTAGCGTCCTTTGAAGCGTCCTGGAAAGAAAAAGAtgtcttttgtttattttaccgTGACGTGTGAAGACAGGTTAGTAGTTGACATGGTTGCTATGGCCACGTTGCTTGCGAGCTGTGCGCGCAGAAAGGCCCGAAGTGTAGACACTGCTGGCCTTTCTGCGTGAGCACGTTTTTCACTGTGTGATCGTCTCGTTCGTTGTGATCGTGCGGTCAAGTTCCGGTGCTGCACTGAATGCTTGCGAAAAGCAGCCCAATGTTCTACATGTTGGGTGATGCCGGCCCAACATAGGAGTCATAATGAGTCACATTTAATTGATGAGTCATATTAATTACTCGCAATAACGTGCACAATGTGGAGTTATGCTGACGTACGCCATAGCTGAGAGTTATCACTGTATAAACTatttcacacatttatttttGCTGCAGCTTGGCACCTTAGGTCGCCCTTGGGATGTGTACACCCCGAATACCCATGGTTCCAAATGGGCACTCGTTGGGTGCACTCCCATAGCTGCTGTTCTATGAGAGAAGTGAGGGCGCTTCGAAGGATGGACAGTTATGAAACCTTTACATCCGTCTCTTACAAGCGTCCACTGACGGCGCTTAAGACCCACTTGCGAGGCGGGCGGATGCAAGGACGTAGAACCTAACGGCGACGCAGCTTGCTGTGAACCCGTCTTAATAGGTGGGTGGTCTTGACACTCTGAAGAAGCCGCGCACGCCAACAAAGGCAAAATCCACGATGGGGCACAGGCCAAACACAGGACAGCGGTACGCGGAACACAGAGGCGAACAGAGCAGGCACATGAACACTCTGCGACCAACGCCAAGCAGGAATGGACACGCGTCCACTGCAAGGCAGGTTACGTCGGAAATAAAACCGAGGTAaaaagaattatatatatatatacatattgtacGCTTGGTGAGATGAGCACACAATTCCAGCAGTATTGCCTTACTTCCTTTGCGAATTTATTTCATTTACGATGTGTCGCCTAACGTGCTCCATTTGGCTCAGACGGTGAAGGAAACAACTGAAGGCGTACTGCTTCACAATATACTTTTCAGAGACGTGAGTTTCTGATAAGCTTAGGTTATATCTTGTTGCATGATATGTTTCTTGTGAACGTCTTCTGTTTATTTGTCTACAGCAAGGCGCACTTTCAAGAGGCATATCGAAAAGTAGGTACCCTGGAATGGGCCACCTAAATGCGAGGCTATTTGAAGCGTTACCAAACTTCACCGTGGGAACGTATTCAGCCAGAAATTCAAGTCTGCCGCTTGAGACAAATAATTCATTAGCGCATTTAATTCACGGCATGCTTGAGCGACTACAGTGACGCTACGAGATTGTCACATTTGCTTTATTAGCTAAATAATGCAAAATACGATCGTGCGCCGTGCCTGCGTGTGCGCCTGGAATTGCGTACGACGCAGGCAAGTCT includes:
- the LOC126548253 gene encoding band 7 protein AGAP004871-like isoform X3, with product MHPAWVPVETLTLAIRGTEAPTETHQPPPHPQPAPLVPQGPSAVHYHAKPADPPLLPEILPTVSEGLDICAYILTTISILIIIATFPVSLIFCIKVVQEYERAVIFRLGRLLRGGAKGPGIFFIIPCIDTYCKVDLRTVSFDVPPQEGQADAFRSEGTPAYLSAYVPSKTKPPPPLAEDVFYGTPPLKYTYAWILSKDSVTVAVDAVVYYRISNATIAVSNVEDYGHSTRLLAATTLRNVLGTKNLSEILSERESISHVMQASLDEATDPWGVKVERVEIKDVRLPVQLQRAMAAEAEAAREARAKVIAAEGEQRASRSLKEAAEVIADTPSALQLRYLQTLASIAAEKNSTIVFPIPMELFSGFINSASSHGSGGGGGGGDVKKDVEASA
- the LOC126548253 gene encoding band 7 protein AGAP004871-like isoform X4, which gives rise to MDSGGGYPVDPAQQQLQVPGAAVAPAATVPPPVVVPPPPVVVVSAASGKPPAPAPPVMMAPAPPPPPVVPVHHPAMGPHLVQDQARYSNPPGHRWMSQTTSAATVSEGLDICAYILTTISILIIIATFPVSLIFCIKVVQEYERAVIFRLGRLLRGGAKGPGIFFIIPCIDTYCKVDLRTVSFDVPPQEILSKDSVTVAVDAVVYYRISNATIAVSNVEDYGHSTRLLAATTLRNVLGTKNLSEILSERESISHVMQASLDEATDPWGVKVERVEIKDVRLPVQLQRAMAAEAEAAREARAKVIAAEGEQRASRSLKEAAEVIADTPSALQLRYLQTLASIAAEKNSTIVFPIPMELFSGFINSASSHGSGGGGGGGDVKKDVEASA